CAGGTTCTTTGTGGGAGTTGTCATCTAAGATTATGAATGGTGTTTCAGTGGCTTGAGGTCTGGCATGAGATCTGGTCTCTCTTCTCTTGAGATAATCATCTAGCGTTATCTGGTTTGGATCTAAATTATTGGACAAGGCGTattggatgattttgatgttttgaTCATCCTCCACTAACTGCTCCACATGGGTATTATTGTAACAATACTCCCAATTCAGGttatcaatctcttcatcattgacGTTTTCCCAAAATCGAAAATCGATGACGGAACCAGTATAAGACTGATCATGGGGGTTACGTACAAGAAGACTCGTGGAGGTCAATCCAGAGATACTTTTCTGCAACTTAATACGATTCGATATTTTAAAACTTCTGAAAATCTTGGCCCAAGTTTCAAACCGGTAATAACATGTTAGTGAGTCGGAGATCGTCTGATTAAACTCAAGGTTATCATTCATCTTTTGCGGTTTCCAAACAGAAAGATCTTGCAGGTAAATTTTTTGGCTTGGGTATTGATGTTTAGAATGGCCGATTTCACTTTGAGAAATAAAAACCAACTTTCTATTAGAAGGTATGGGATTATCTTTGACATAGACAATTAGAGCGTCAGTGTTAACATCCTTTAGATCTTTCATGACATCATAAAGGAGAGAGCCGCTCAGCAAAGTACTCAATACAAGTTCGGTTTCATCAAGACTGAACCTTTCTTCgaaatcttcttggtcaGCGTAAGTTTGGAATTCGACTCTCTCTAAGATGgcattatcttcaaagattaCCGCAAAGGGGTGGCCATCTCCTTGATAAGAGAATGTGCACTCTATTTCGTTTTTATCTGTGTTAGTTGAGGCGTTGTTACCGCCGAAGGTAGTTTGATGAGAAGTATGGATGTTGACACTCTCCACAAACAGCTGCACATCCAATGAGAGGCTGATTTCTGACTCTTCCAGCTGGTCAGAATCTTGGGTCACTGAAATTTGGGTATTTGACTCCTGAGCATTATGGTCTGCATTCAGAATGAAGCTGGTAAATAAGGACTTGGCTAACGTTAAGGCCACTCTAATTGTTTGATTATCGTTGTACGCCGTGAAATGGACCCCGTGAGAGTTGATCGTGACTTTGGCGGTGGTGCCAATTGAGGCGATGCATCCAAGGACCGAGGAGATATGGCTCAATGCATTAGTAGTGGCCAAAAACACTAGATCATGTGAGCTCATTGAGTTGATCCTTAGTACAAGGAGATCCGGAATATATTGGCTTACCCACAACGGAAATCATAGCCTGGAAGGAGAAGGCTGGGGGGAGTCTGGCAGAGGAGATATCTCGAAATTGGACGGACTTCCACAGGACACCAAGTTATCATATGCACTATTACATGATACCTCTTTCTACAGCTCTCCTCTCCTCAATACTCtcccttcttcaacatgAAATCCACAAAGAGAAACACTTTTTTTGGCTTGGCAGCCCTTGGGGCACTAGGACTGGGGTACTCTGTTTACAAGAGTTTTATAACGTCCGACAAATCCTCATCTCTTATCAACCTAGGCATCAACCAAGAGAGGAAATCATATACGAGGCAAAAAGTCGCCATCATCGTCTCAGAGAGTATACTAGCAATACAATTACCTATACAGGAGATCCTCAAAAATACCAAAGACGTCGTGTTTGTGCTGGCGCCGACAATAGCCAAGGACGAATTTCTACGAGAGAACGAGGTGGACTCTGGTCtctccttcaaagtcatTGAGACAGGCACTGCAATAGGTTGTTTCCACGTATTGAAGCACATTAAAGCTACTTAtaacattttcaacttgcACGATTTCTTGCCGAGTTCAACGAAGACTTCAAGTGATAATGAACAGTTGACTtttgacttggaagaatATGTCAATCTCCATCTCAAtaactttcttcaaaacgTAGTTGAACTACCAAGTGACTCAACTTCTATTCAAGAAACAGTGAATCAATATATATACAATTAGCGGCGTCCGGTGATGTCTCTCTTGCCACTGAAAACAACATTCTCCACATCTTTATTGATGTAGCCATATTCATGTTTACTCCAGCCAGCCAAATGGGTAGGTTTTGTCGGTACAGGCGGTTTGCGTTTCTCAACTAATTCGGGGCCTATTGAATTGGGAAATCTCTCTTTATCCTTGATTGTCAACTGTCTAGAAAGTGCTTGAATTGTCATCGCAACTTGGTAAGGATCCTTACCCTCATAAAGATCAACAGTTTGAAACAATTCGTTTTCTGGAACCCCAATCACTTCTCTCGCATACTGAAGAAAATTTGCGATATTTTCCATCTGCACAAATGGCATCTTTGATGCCTTATACTTGATCTTTCCAGGGTCTATAACATCAATCAATTGGCACAAGTACACACCGTCTCTCAGTAACTCTATCAAATCAGTCTTGTCTATAAATTCTTCATCCGGTATGGACTTGCCTGACGGCCGTAGCATCTGGCCAAAAAGCCATTTTTTGATGTCCGAAATCAGCTTGGGGTTGTTATACCTTGCCAAACGagaactttgaagatcatCATCCAGGGAGGGTACATCCTTTGGCAAATCTGAATAAAGCTCTTGCCTGAATGACATTTTTGACAGGAAGGGACCGTGCTTCTTCCCTGGAGGATGGTGTCAAAGGTACGGAGCGGGGCCCAGTTTCCTGATCAGACAGAAATAAAGTGGGATGGCCCGACTTGTGGCTTAGACATATGTGGTAGTGCGAACTCCAATTAACAAGTGGAGGCAGGTGGGGAACGGTGGAGATCTCTCAATCAATTAACCATAAAATAATAGCAAATAGGATGAGGAGCCGACAGATTGGaaacaagaaattgaaattggtgCATCTGTCCCTTTAGGGTTGTGATAGTGATTATGCACGACGGCACGCCACGCAAGCTTACTAATTTGTGAAACGACGACACTGACAACAGGAAAAAGATCAAGCATTGGCCCGTAGGCGGCAGCAGTTTCTTGTTTTCGTATTATTTAGCCGCACTTGTTGGAAGCTTGGAAGCAAGATTGTGGAATGCTAAGATATATGCAGCAAGAAAATTTACTTCTGACGTTATTAAGGGGGTGTTTACATCATCagctgaaatttttcaaacgGGTAGCGAGATGCTTGACGTTGACTTGTAGCATACATGGAGCATGTAATCAGAAATGAGGTCCAGATTGCTAATCAGCTGCAGTAATTTATTCGATGGACGTTTATGTTGTgtcatcaaaaaatttcattcaGAAAAATGACGCAGGTCGTGTCCACACAAACAGATGGCACATTTGTAGGAGTCCGCTGATAGGCTAGAGTGGGTCGCTACGAAGCCGACTTTTCGGCGAATGCCAAGCACACCGAGAAAAATGTGTGGCAATTGGATCCAAAATGTTTTGACTGTGCATAAACAGCTTCGAAGGGATCACTACATACACAAGAACTTGTGAAGAGAAGGATTTCATCAGTATCTTTAATAATTATATCAGATACGGCCCGATCGGCCCAATGAAATCTGCAATCATTTATGCGAGAGCGAAAAAGGCAACCACCGTGCGCGGTTCGATCCATCACCTAGACCTCTACAACTGACATGTGCGTTTGGGACGTTTCTTGTCAAATGTGTCCTTTTGAGACACGATGAAACCTCcccaagaagaaaaagaaatgttcaaaagtGGAGGAGCAATGTAGGGGCTGAAACGATCAAAACATGAAGGGGAAAGGCGAGAAACATCTTGACATTGGATGGGATGAAATGCATGACATGAACAACACTACTTAACCTATTTCAGATAATGTTATTGGTCAACGGTGGGCCCACTTAATAAAATTTTCATCCGAGGACGAAACGGGGTGTGGAAAATCCCCACTCCTTCAATTAGGTAGATAACCAGGTATTCCACTTTTACTCACACGTCTCGAAATTAGTAATATAGCTACTGGAAAGAGTTCTGTTCCCTACTATAAACGCTATGTAGTGCCAGCCGCGCGTTATCGGTGACAACCAATTTAGGAAATTACCTGTGGACAGGTGCTGTGATATCATCACTTACGGCAcattcaagttttcaaacAGGCTTTGACGTGAAAATTGGATCTTTCATGCATTAATATAAAATGGGGAATTCGCACTTTTTCTCGTATAAATTTATTAAAGGCAAGTAGAAGATGGAGATATCAAGTTTGGTCAGCCGCCCAGCAACGAAAACTACCTACCAGTTGCCCCTAAGACCTGCCAGCGTGGAACCAAAGGGTGCTGTCTCTGAACCTAGTGCCGAGGCCAATGTGAAGCTTCCCTCCATTCATGACATGCTGAGCGATGTGCAATTGGGAATGCAACCATCTTATTTTCAGCCACGTACCTACACTCCCTCGCCTGTTATACTTCCAGCTCCATCCACAAGCTCTCCGATGGTAGTTCTACAGCCTGTGGGCGCTTATTCGTACCAGCAACATGTGTTTCCAGCAAGCCCTCAGCCGCAATCATCTCTTTGCCGAACCAGCACCGTCAATTCTCCATTGGAACGGTCTGTGGTGGCATCACTACCCTCCCCTCCCCCCTCTTCCACTTCCACTTCCATTTCGTCCACTGCAACTGCTAGACGACCCGTATCACCTGGCCCAAGAACGGAGAAAAAGATAGCCAAGCCCGGTCTTGTCGGATCCACTGTGTCAGACAGTAAGAAACGCAGGTCAAACCTGCCAAAAAGAACCACAACCATCCTTTCAGACTGGCTGGTCAACAACCTGAACCATCCATACCCCAACCCAAGACAAAAACTAGAGCTGATTGAGCAGACGGGTCTGACCAGTCAACAGTTGAGCAACTGGTTCATAAACGCtagaaggagaaaaatcAACATTCTTAGAGAGGTGCAGAACAATACTCGTGAAACGGTCTGAATGTTGTTGTGACAAATGTATTATTATTTAGTTATTACGAGGTATGGGTTATGATTGGTTTGCTGTTCAGTTGGTTTAGTAAGGTATATAGATATAGAATAAAAACCGTTATTTTTAGAAAAAGGGGGAGAGGTGATGTGATCGCCTTGCCTCACTTGGTCTGGAACTCAGCGAACTTAATCGCTATTTAGGTTTTTGTACCTACTTCACATACGCGAACTGAGACTGCGTGCATGAGATTTGGTGGAAAAATACTAACTAGCCTCCGAACGAAAGcgttttgaagatatctGCAATCTGTCGGTCCTTCATTGAGGCACCGAGGCACAGTTGTAATAGAATTCGGCTCTTCTGGGGGTTCAGGTATCCGCTAGCCATACATCCGTCAAACTGCACCGTCTTGCCTTCAATCTCAAGCTCCCTCGGTAAATTGGCGATGGGAACCATTCCGTCCATTGaccttttggaaaaaactATTGGCGTACCAAACTCCTTCCAGGCCTTGTACAACTCTATATTTGTCTCTTTGCTCAAAGACCCAGCCCCCATTGTTGCAAAAACCACGCCTCGAACATTTAGTTGTGATGCACAGAGACGCACGATTTGAGGGTCAAACCCCTGATGGGCGTAGAGAACTATGACTTTCGGAAACGGAGCAAGCTCAAAGTACTGTATACCAGTTGGCTTCGACGCAGGGAAGAAATAGTGGATTTCGTTGTTGACTATGTTGCCCAAGTATCCTTGAATCACACTCTTGAATGTATCTAGAGAGTTGGCGTTGGACTTGGTGATGTAGAATCCCGATCCAATCTGATCGTTCAACGCTATGAGCACTCCTCTGTTCCAGCTCTCTTTATTGCATGCAACACATATTGCTTGGTATAAGTTCATAGGTCCATCTGCGGAGATGGCGGTGGAAGGCCTCATTGATCCAGCCATTACAATAGGTTTGGATGTGTTAACTGTCAATTGCAGCAAGAATGCAGTCTCCTCCATGGTGTCTGTACCATGGGTGATGACTACGCCATCAAAACTGTCGTCACGTATGCTTCGACTAACAGCTTCGTGCAACATCAGTAACTCCTTCTCGCCAAACTCCTTTGAGTCGACATTCAGGATTTGTTCGTATTCCAATTCACATACGTTCGACAAATCCGGAATAGAGCTCAACAAATCCTCAATAGTCAAGTCTACATGGTATCCAGCTGTCTGCGATCCGCTCTCTCCCTTCGAAGCAATAGTTCCTCCCGTTCCAATTACCTTGATCCGAGGAGTCTTTAGCGTCGAAACGGAGCCTCCCAAACTGGACCCCGAGTAAGATCTTGCCGTTCGAATATGGAATACGGTGTGGCAATCGTCACATACGACCTCCTTAGTATCAGTGGACATGGGCTCGATTCAGCTGTGTATTGAAGTAAAGACAAATAGTGACTGTGACAGATTTATCGCCAACTTGTTGTCATCTGGATGCCTAACGTGTCTCgcgtttcttttttttccgtaaaaaaaaattaacCCGCCTTCACATCTCATCTCCTCCACCCTATTCATTTGTACCATCCTAAAACTCACTTGCTCAACTTGTTTGTtcccttcttcaacaacCTCACCTTCTTGTCGTCTCATTTTCTGACTGCCAATGGTCACTGTATCTCTTGGAAAAGCACTCTCAGTCATTCCTTACCCAAAAGTCCACCTTGACAAGTTTCCTCCCACTCGAAAGCCAGATGACGCTAACAAAACCTACCAGCCCAACCTTGATCGAATCAGAAGGTCCCAGTACCCTTATTTAAAAGACTTGACTTACCTGGACCATGCAGGTACTACCCTTTATCCTGTTTCATCCCTCCAGCAGACAGTGCGATTGTTGTCTGGATCGTGCATGGGTAATCCTCATTCCATCTCTCAATGCTCACAGGTAAGCACCCATATCGTGCAAGAGGCAAGAGACGTAGTGTACTCGCTGCTGGACGCTGACGCTGATGAATACGATGTCATCTTTGTGGCCAACGCTTCCCAGGGAGTAAAGTTGGTGGTAGAAGGTTTCAGAGACAcctttgaagattttgactATGTCTACAGCATTGACTCGCATACTTCCCTAATTGGACCTAGAACTGTGGCCAAACATTTCAAATGTTTCAAGGATCCTTATTCAGTAGTAGAAGAGTACTCCTTGGAAACACCTCAACGTCCAGTATTAGTATCATGGACTGGACAATCCAACTTCACTGGTGAAAGGTTTCCAAATTCGCAGTACAATTTGCTCTTCAAGTCGATAAGTGGTAAAGTTTACACTCTACTTGACGCCGCTTCCTTATCAACATCAAAGCCAccttctttgagaaatctTACCTCTCTTGCTAAACCTGATTTTGTTGTGCTATCGCTCTACAAGATTCTCGGTTACCCAGACATCGGGGCATTAGTTTGTAAGAAATCAGCCGGCAACTACGTTTTCAGTGGAAAGAAATACTTCTCAGGTGGTACCGTGGAACAGGTAGCTCTGTACACTGATTATGCCAAAAGGAATCTTGAATTACACTCTATTTTAGAAGAGGGCACTCTACCAATTCATACTTTAGCTGCTTTAATCTCTTCGTACAAAGCTTTCTTGTCTCTTTACGGGAGTTTCTTTAATATCTCGGACCATGTCAACCACATTACAGCTGAAGCGTACGctcagatgaagaatctCGTTCACGACAACGGTGTTGCCTTGGTGAGATTTTATGGAAGTGAAACTTACGGAGATGCTAACTTACATGGTCCTATCATTGCATTCAACTTGTTTGACAGCTCGGGCGAACCAATCGGCTACTCCAAAGTTGAGAAGGCCgctttcaaaaacaacgTATGTTTGAGAGTGGGAGCCATGTGTAACTACGGTGGACTAGCACAACACTTGGGGACAAAAGATgcccaatttttcaaagaagctCAAGTTTGTAACTTTATATGTGgtgatgaaaatgatatTGTTGACCAGGATAAGAAAAGTCATAGAGGTGTCGTTAGAATAAGTTTTGGCGCAATGACTTCTGAAAAGGATATTCAAATTCTGATAAAAATGCTAAGTGAGTTTCTAAGCATTACTCTGCCATAGAATACTATATAACGGGCCATACTCCCAGAGATTAATTGCTAAAAATTTCCTGAGTCTTTAATGTCATATAATTTCCAGACactcttctttcaatatcagGGCGTGTGGTCTAGTGGTATGATTCTCGCTTTGGGTGCGAGAGGCCCTGGGTTCAATTCCCAGCTCGCCCCTGTATTTTtttgtagtttttttttccagaaattCTAGAGACAATCTACAGAACCCTAACCACTTAATGCCTTACTCTATTTACTATATCAATGAAAGAACTGCCACTCCCTCAACATGGTGGGTTTGAGGAAAAAAATCGAACCCTCTGATGCTATCAATCCTGTATTGGAATCCATTGGAGGTattattgatgaaataCTCCAAGTCTCTTGCCTGTGAGTGGACATTGCAAGATATGTAGATGATCTTCTTGGGTTTGAACTCTGATAATTGAGTAAGAAAAACGTCATCACACCCCTTTCTTGGAGGATCCAGAATAATCGAAGTTTGGTCCCTCGGAAGTTGAATATCCGcaaagattttttcagcttttccAGTGATAAATTCACAGTTTTCGATATTGTTCAACTCGGCATTATGTGTTGCAAACTTGACGCTATCAGCACTAATTTCCACTCCAATAACCTTTTTGACTGAGCTGGCACAAGATATGCTGAAAAGTCCAGACCCACAGTACGCATCAACTAGGTAGTTCTCTCCGTTGGGATCTAGCTTCAGGTTATCCTGTACGTACTTGATGATATCTGGAAGAATAGAATTgttgttttgaaaaaactcTCCCGCAGAGAATTGGAACTTGTTTCCGTTAATAATTTCGGTGACAATTTGACGAGGTTCGGTGACACATGTTTTTAACTGCTTGGAGCCATCAGGTAACTCCACTTCAGCTTTTGATATTTCACCAGTGCCATCCCTTGATCCTTCGCCTGTCTCAACTGGTGGATCTGCTACAGGAGTTGTGTTTTCTCTCAGAAGGATCGTGGCACCTCTTTTGTAATTGTTGTAGGTAGATTCgaattttttcctttcgTTACTAAGTCCAGTGTTGATGATGCTGGTACCAATAAGACATTCCTCAATATCGACAATAGATGAGTTAACATCTACAATTTCGGGTCTAAACTTAGGACGACCTTTACTTCCGAAACCAAACGAAGGTTTCTGAAAATCTTGAGTCTTACGTCTTGGAATCTCAAAATGGGGGGTCAGTTTAGTCCTATAGCTGTATTGCAGAGGAGAAGGTACGGTAGAGCCCATGTCAGGCAGCTTTCCACTCGCCGTCAGTATAGGAGCAAAGAACTTGTATGCATTAACGATGGTATCTCTTTTCAGTAGTAACTGTTGCGCATATTCTATGGGCTGATACTGACACCCAGAACATACCCCAAAATACTTACAATCGACAAGCGAGTCATTCCTCATACTTGATGGGGATAGTATTTTAAGAAGATCACATTCAACATGTAAGGGAtgagatttgaaaactttgatggAAACTACATCTCCAGGCAGGCCAAACGGCACTATAGCGACCTGCTTCTTGGTGTTTGTTTCCGCAGGCCCATCAATGAGAGCTATACCGTCACCGTTCGAGGTGAGAGATAAGACGTTCACTTCGTCGACGATTCTATGATATTTTTGCTGTATCGAGCTGTCATTCAGGATAACATCCATTGGATTGGAAATGTCAGCTAGTGATAAACCATGCTCTTTGCAAAGatgttcaatttcaaatcccAAAACTCCTCCAGGCGACGTTGGATCTacattcttcttcttgttgtACTTTCTCTTGATTTTCTTGGGGGGTTTTGTGGACTCTGGGCGACCTAACGGTCTCTTCTGGGGTAAACTGATAGGTTCAAGTGATGCCGATGACATTGTGTAAAATGATCCCAAAAATGAACTTTGAAAACGGAGGTTATAAATAATGGACACagatcttttcaaaaggTGCATCAAGCGGGAAATTTCCTCCGTCTGATTTCAACTGCAAAGGAGTTTTATGTATATACAGAAAATCTGCGTATCTGggatatttttttcttagtTTATaaaatttctctttccaaaatagAAAAATAATGTTCAACGTGATCTACCATGTGACTAAATCACGTGCCAGGTGACTTTCTGGAAAGGGAACGCGAACTGCTGTGGGTGCTGCATATTTCAGACTCCGGTGGGTGGAGGTTACGCCATATTATCAAGGATTCGCAAACTTTTGGCATCCTATGCCATAACGGCGGATCTTTTTTTCCGAAAGAAGCATGGGTTCAGCAATGGTTGAATTTAAAGTTTTTCGGCAACCCTCCGGAGTACAGCCACGTTTAGAGTCAGTTGTTATTCAACCAATTGGACTCTCTCTCCCATCCAGTCAAGACTACTCAATGCGCCTAGGCGTATCTCCTGGACCCTTTAGGTATTCTCCGCGAATACATAGTACTCTGGAAGGGCCTGTCGTTTTTTTCCCCAGTCGGGTCGGCTGAGGTCTGggaaatgaaaaggaacCTGTACCACTCAATTCTCGAACTGGACGAGCCACAGTCAAGTAAGATGTGAACTGTCATTATATAGATTGAACTCTACCTAATCCGCCCCGTTTTTCCTTGTCTACTTCAGTTATACGATGAGTGTAAGCGAGGACACCGAGAGGTGTACAAAGAAACCGAGATTAGACGACAAGGTTGTGTTTCGAATGGCCAATCAATTAGAGGGCAAGGCTGGTTTGGAGCAGAATACTGATCCAAAAGCCgacaagaagaagttaTCAAGCAACACAGACAAGAACAACAACGTTACTAACTTTCTGACGCACCATGTTGTTGACCAATCCATGATTCCCAGGGATAACTTCCACAAGTACTGTTACAGGCATAATCCGGATGTGACGTGTAACAAGAACACTGACCAATGTAAGATGGATGAAATACAAGATGCAATGGAGAAGATTCCTCCCAGAGATAGGGAAGCAATCACGCATGTATGGTCAATTTTTTCTGCTGCGCCGTACCAACACAGGTCTTTGATTCTCCGTGGGTTGTTGTCACAGTGTTGTTTTCCTCAATTGTCGATGATCTCAGAAGAGGTtaaatctttgatcagACTGGACTTCATTTCAACTTTACCGACCGAATTATCGCTCAAGATTTTATGTTATCTAGACTGTGCTTCGCTATGCAATGCAGCACAGGTGTCCAGGAAATGGAAGAGACTGGCAGACGACGATCGAGTTTGGCACTATATGTGTGAACAACACATTGATCGTAAATGTCCTCAATGTGGATGGGGATTACCTCTATTGGCTATGAAGCGGGCCAGGCACATTCCCGATGAGGTCAGTAAAGAAATTCCACATACCACTGCTATCGATGTCAAGGACAATAACACCAACAAAGCATCAAAGAACACAAATACCAATACTACTGTTAGTAAAGAAGTCGCCCCCGCTGCTAGGAAAACGCGACCCTGGAAAGTAGTCTACAGTGAACGTTACAaggttgaaagaaattggagaaaggGTGTATACAAAGTAAGAACCATTGAAGGCCACACGGATGGCGTAACATGCATGCAACTGGGTTACAAAATATTAATGACTGGATCGTATGACTCTACTAtcaagatttggaatcTAGAAACTGGTGCGTTAATACGGTCGTTAGGTGGCCACACCAGAGGCGTACGCACTTTGGCATTTGACGACCAAAAACTGATCACTGGAGGTTTGGATGGCACGATCAAGGTTTTCAATTATCATACAGGCGAATGCATCTCCACATACCATGGCCACAATAACCATGTTGTATCTTTAGATTTTATTGGAAAGACTATAGTTTCAGGTTCTGCAGATCAAACTGTTAAAGTGTGGCACGTTGAAACAAGGACATGTTACACCCTTCGTG
This is a stretch of genomic DNA from Komagataella phaffii GS115 chromosome 3, complete sequence. It encodes these proteins:
- a CDS encoding Cytosolic L-asparaginase → MSTDTKEVVCDDCHTVFHIRTARSYSGSSLGGSVSTLKTPRIKVIGTGGTIASKGESGSQTAGYHVDLTIEDLLSSIPDLSNVCELEYEQILNVDSKEFGEKELLMLHEAVSRSIRDDSFDGVVITHGTDTMEETAFLLQLTVNTSKPIVMAGSMRPSTAISADGPMNLYQAICVACNKESWNRGVLIALNDQIGSGFYITKSNANSLDTFKSVIQGYLGNIVNNEIHYFFPASKPTGIQYFELAPFPKVIVLYAHQGFDPQIVRLCASQLNVRGVVFATMGAGSLSKETNIELYKAWKEFGTPIVFSKRSMDGMVPIANLPRELEIEGKTVQFDGCMASGYLNPQKSRILLQLCLGASMKDRQIADIFKTLSFGG
- a CDS encoding uncharacterized protein (Component of yeast cortical actin cytoskeleton); the protein is MSFRQELYSDLPKDVPSLDDDLQSSRLARYNNPKLISDIKKWLFGQMLRPSGKSIPDEEFIDKTDLIELLRDGVYLCQLIDVIDPGKIKYKASKMPFVQMENIANFLQYAREVIGVPENELFQTVDLYEGKDPYQVAMTIQALSRQLTIKDKERFPNSIGPELVEKRKPPVPTKPTHLAGWSKHEYGYINKDVENVVFSGKRDITGRR
- a CDS encoding tRNA methyltransferase, which codes for MHLLKRSVSIIYNLRFQSSFLGSFYTMSSASLEPISLPQKRPLGRPESTKPPKKIKRKYNKKKNVDPTSPGGVLGFEIEHLCKEHGLSLADISNPMDVILNDSSIQQKYHRIVDEVNVLSLTSNGDGIALIDGPAETNTKKQVAIVPFGLPGDVVSIKVFKSHPLHVECDLLKILSPSSMRNDSLVDCKYFGVCSGCQYQPIEYAQQLLLKRDTIVNAYKFFAPILTASGKLPDMGSTVPSPLQYSYRTKLTPHFEIPRRKTQDFQKPSFGFGSKGRPKFRPEIVDVNSSIVDIEECLIGTSIINTGLSNERKKFESTYNNYKRGATILLRENTTPVADPPVETGEGSRDGTGEISKAEVELPDGSKQLKTCVTEPRQIVTEIINGNKFQFSAGEFFQNNNSILPDIIKYVQDNLKLDPNGENYLVDAYCGSGLFSISCASSVKKVIGVEISADSVKFATHNAELNNIENCEFITGKAEKIFADIQLPRDQTSIILDPPRKGCDDVFLTQLSEFKPKKIIYISCNVHSQARDLEYFINNTSNGFQYRIDSIRGFDFFPQTHHVEGVAVLSLI
- a CDS encoding F-box protein containing five copies of the WD40 motif, controls cell cycle function — its product is MSVSEDTERCTKKPRLDDKVVFRMANQLEGKAGLEQNTDPKADKKKLSSNTDKNNNVTNFLTHHVVDQSMIPRDNFHKYCYRHNPDVTCNKNTDQCKMDEIQDAMEKIPPRDREAITHVWSIFSAAPYQHRSLILRGLLSQCCFPQLSMISEEVKSLIRLDFISTLPTELSLKILCYLDCASLCNAAQVSRKWKRLADDDRVWHYMCEQHIDRKCPQCGWGLPLLAMKRARHIPDEVSKEIPHTTAIDVKDNNTNKASKNTNTNTTVSKEVAPAARKTRPWKVVYSERYKVERNWRKGVYKVRTIEGHTDGVTCMQLGYKILMTGSYDSTIKIWNLETGALIRSLGGHTRGVRTLAFDDQKLITGGLDGTIKVFNYHTGECISTYHGHNNHVVSLDFIGKTIVSGSADQTVKVWHVETRTCYTLRGHTDWVNSVKIHPKSMTCFSASDDTTIRMWDLKTNSCIKVFGGEENKGHVGQVQCVIPLNIKYEIVEDLEKDNFADETREAQDSATPETEEEKNYPTHILTSSLDTTIKLWNVKTGKCVRTQFGHIEGVWSIAADTFRIVSGAHDRTIKVWDLQSGKCMHTFGSNDSSVSCVSLGDTRFASGLENGKIKVYYFD
- a CDS encoding Homeodomain-containing transcriptional repressor of PTR2; its protein translation is MEISSLVSRPATKTTYQLPLRPASVEPKGAVSEPSAEANVKLPSIHDMLSDVQLGMQPSYFQPRTYTPSPVILPAPSTSSPMVVLQPVGAYSYQQHVFPASPQPQSSLCRTSTVNSPLERSVVASLPSPPPSSTSTSISSTATARRPVSPGPRTEKKIAKPGLVGSTVSDSKKRRSNLPKRTTTILSDWLVNNLNHPYPNPRQKLELIEQTGLTSQQLSNWFINARRRKINILREVQNNTRETV
- a CDS encoding Peroxisome assembly protein 22; its protein translation is MKSTKRNTFFGLAALGALGLGYSVYKSFITSDKSSSLINLGINQERKSYTRQKVAIIVSESILAIQLPIQEILKNTKDVVFVLAPTIAKDEFLRENEVDSGLSFKVIETGTAIGCFHVLKHIKATYNIFNLHDFLPSSTKTSSDNEQLTFDLEEYVNLHLNNFLQNVVELPSDSTSIQETVNQYIYN